GATCTTTGAAGCAATGCGCAACGACCAGAACCAGAAGAGAGGGGGACTTTTGATTGAGAGGAGTGTGAATCAATCATTGCCGAAAAAGATGGGCAGCACGCGCGTGGATAGACGCCTCCCCTGGATCAAGCTAGGCTCTGAAGAGGCTACAGAGGCGAGATGGACGAATGCCCGATCTCTCCCATTTTACGTGGGTGTCCCACGAAAGGGAGGGTGCGAACCGCACTATTTCTAGCACCATATTATGAGCTAACGTAGGCGACCTAAAGAGAACGAACAGACAGCGGCGTCTACTCTGCGTTTCCCGACGGCACGGGAGTTAAGCGGGAGGGGGCGACCCAAGGTGAAGAAGAGTCAAAGTTCGCGAGGGACCGACTGTCTTACATGACTTGCAGCTCTCTCTTTCGGCCGCAGAAGCACGAGGGAGACGGGTTTTGTCTACGGATACTAGTCCAGTGATTGTTATTGGGCAAGGGCGCCGGGGCCAAAGGAGAGACAAGGTGTAGATGAGAGGGATTGGTATTGGGCTAAAGACCGCCTTGCATGAGcgtggagagaaagagagggagtAAGTTAGTCGGAGCCCATCGAGGTTTAGCgcgagaaagaggagagagagagacactGGAGATGGAGAATCGGAAAGGACACGATAGGCGAGACAGATAGAAAGAAGCAAGGAGCAAGGCTAAGGCTGCCAATCGGTGAGTAGTTGCGAGGTGTATTAGGGCACGCTTTGGTAGAGACAGGATCAGAGTCAAAAGATCGAGGTCAAAAGGGCtaagaaggggggaggggtgtgtgtTGGAATTGGAACTGATGGCCGTATTTGCTATTCTGAGATAACCCTTGCAGATGGACGACCGGATGAGAAAGAGCAGCTACTGCAGGTTAGCGAGGGAgtcgaggggggggaagcggGCGATTGAAAGAAGAAGCAAGCAAGCCGTCCCAGAGTCAAGGTACAGCCCGAGGGTTGAGACAAACAATATGTGCGCCCTCGAGACAGTGTGGCAAGGGGAGGagtcgaggtcaaggtcgagatcGCGAACCCATTCGCGTAGCGCGTCTAGCCGTTGGGGTCTGGAGGGACCTCGACCATACTTCTGTCTTTTTTTCTGGTGCTGTTTCGGGAGGCTTCCATCACAACCACTACCAACACCACAACCCCCGGCAAGGTGTGTTACGTGTCTGTACTGTATGGTCTGTGCTGAGAAAGGTTCGCATCGTTCTTGAAAAAGTAGGTCCACGCAGTCATTCAGTTGCATACACACGCCACAAACTCCCCAGCGGTTGGGCTCGTGGGAAGAAGACTTGACGGGATGGTCAGCTCAGAAGCTTGGGCTGTCCCTCTCTCACAAACAACCAATAAAACCACTTGAGGAAGTACGTACCGAAGATGCCCCAGACAGTGAAAGAGCTTGCATATAAGCACATGGTGACCCGCTTCCGAACACTGTGGGacccacaccacacacaaTATACGTGCAGTATGCAGCTTGCGCCCAGCCAGTGGACGAACCCTGTCAAGTGCAGGTTGACCCACACCGTCCGCCAGGAAAGCCATTTTCTCCCTTCCCAGACATATTAGTCCCCATTAATCCTCCGCCATCCCATCTGCCACCTGCCACTCACTCTTGCCGACATCCAGGTCCCAGCCAacctttcccttcttcccatCCACAACCGCCGCTCCCGCCGAACCCTCTCACCGACACACCACTCCTCAACTCCCTAGACACACATTATTGCTTCACCCGCATTCCTCACCATCGCTGAAACATACAGCAACCCTGAACCAATACTTCGGACGAGACGCTTGACCTCGCGACTAGCACCTTCACCCTTTAAACCCCTTCGCGCGCTCTCCCTACAGTGTCGCGGCGCATTCCTCCAAGACCCTTCGCCCCCGTCTCTCCTCCCGTCGCAAAGTCGCGCACAACAGCaaaaggaaagagaaaaaagccTCCTTGCTGTCGCGAACCCGCCAACCCACATACACGAAATCGCATCTTCCAAGGCAGATCAATACAAAGCGCGTTTCTATCGCCCAACATGCTCATGCCTTCCGCCTTCTCGTGCGACACGTCGCAGCCGCCTCTCACGCGCCTCCAGGCCTCCCTGTTCGCATCGCCTCCCGCAAGCCCCCCATCCCTTTCGAACCCCGGCTTCGGCAACATCTTCGACACTTGCCGCTCCCTCCAGGCCCTCCTCTCGACCCCTCAACACCAGCCTATCGCCGCTCCCACCTACGACGCACAGCAGTACTCGCTGCCCACACCAGCGCAGCTGCCAACGCCGCCCCTTGCCCacgcgcctcctcctctaAAGCTTCGTCTGCGTTCACGCGCGAAgcaggatggcggcggcgtcaacaGCGACCACCTCGCGCGCAAGCGCATCGCGAAGCGCGCGGCGCCTCGTGGCGTGAACAAGCGCCGGCgcgcggccgacgatgacacGGACGGGGACGTCGAGAGCGACCTCGATATCTCGTCGCGGCGCCAATCTATTTCTGAAGATCAGAACCGCATCAACTCCCAGGTCCCCTCTTCACCATCCACGCCTAAGCGCGCGCGCATCGCGCCCGAGGCTATACCACTGGGCCTCGAGCGCTCCGACTACCACACACTGCACCTCCTCAATGGCGGCGAAAGCACCAATATGAAAAACACAGAAGAGACACAAGGCTCCAGCGtagaggtcgaggccgatggGGAGCCATGgagcgccgaggaagacCGCATACTCGTCGAGCTCgtgctcgagaagctcaagctcAGCAAGACGGAGTGGCAGGACTGCGCACGCAGCCTAGGCAAGGACAGGAATTGCCTGTCACGGCGATGGAAAAGCCTCATGCTACAGGGGGACGTTGGTCTCAAGAGCCGAAGGACCAAGCTCCACGGCACCTGGTGATGATTTCCTTATTGTCGGCCTCCATCCGTTCATTTATTGTCACTTTTTTGGGTTTGCGACGTGTATCATTCCTGGTTTGGGGATGACACGGGATGCCGTATGTGGCTGGCGTGTGAAATGTCCGTTAACGGGGAAGACGCCCGGAATTGACGTTGTTCTGATTTGGGGAAACATTTTGGAGCGATTTACAGCGCGGCCTATCCTGAGCTTGATCTCGAGCTGCACCAGCTTTTGAGTTGGCAATcttatcatcatcatcatcatccttTCATCCACCTGTGGTCCCGTTCCTCGTTCCATGTGCGCTGGAACACCAGAAGAAGCTTTCCCGTAGCTTGCAAGCCTTGTAGCGTTACGAACGAGAGACCAGTGACATACAAACATCCATCCGTCCCACGTTTCCTTTGTGAGCAAACTTTGCTGCCGCATGCGGCAGGACTTACATGCGGACGGGCCTACTCCCTGATATCATCTCGCGTTGCATGGTTCGGTACATGCAGCGCCGTCGACTTCGAGCCCGCATGCGTCGTGCGccttgtctgtctgtccgtccgtccgtctgtACATAGGTCCGACTCTTCTTGCCCCCGGCCAGAAAAACGCCTGAGAGCAACGGAGGGCGGGTTCTCAACACACGATtaaccccccctccgcccccgttGGCGTTTGCTAGCCaaccacctacctacttgCCGTGTGGCGCCTGCCAAAGAGCCGCAGCCAGAGCCGTTGAGATCCGTGTGATGATCCaggccaacgacaacgacagccgTTACCACAGACCACgctgtccgtccgtccatccCATCGGGCGGTGGCGCGCGACCATTCTGGCTTCCGGCGTGGGCGCCGGCCCGGATCGCCAGTCCTCATCCGTGCccagcctcctccccccaccccttTCTTCACGGTTTAAAAGCCAACGATAACCCACCGGCAGCCCATCGCGATAGTGACCCGGGAACTAAAAGTAGAAACGCAGCCCCAGCCGCCTCTTGCTCAAAtggggaggagaagaggaggctgGGCATGGTTGGGGAACGCCGCCACGGGTACGATCCCGTCGATTCTGTCTCCATACCATATGCGTTCACATCTAGGCGAAAGGCAGGGCAGAAGATAGGGGAGGGGCTTTCCCCCAAGCCTCCCTCGTCAACTTGACCTCAGGCGCAACCACCAGTCTTTCTCAGCGCTGCTatcccccccttcttcgaAACGAACCAAcgcgtctcgtcgtccttcCCATCTGTAGCCTTTGACCACGGGGAAAGGGACGGATCCAAGGTGTGAAAAGGCGAGAGACTACGTAGGCAAACCATCATCTCAGTCGAGACTCCCGAAAAGAGCACCGTACAGGATCATCGCGGGACGCAAGGGATggctggggaggaggagaagggggggtggttgCTTGATGCCGTTAGTCGATGGCTGGGAAAGCGCGCTGAGACAGTGTGGGGAAGATGGGTATGGAATACTTGAGGGGGGTGCGCACTTGGGGGCTGTAGTGTGCGGGAGAGGGTTTCATTATGATTCGCGGTTccttttgggggggagggggaagcaAAAACATTGCGATAGCGCACCGAAGAGCCAGCCTATCGGCTCGCTGATGTACCTGAATCGGAGGGGTGATCCCTGGGCGTCGGCCCGCGAAACCCTGCCCTTTCGGAGCTGAGGTGGTCTGAGcgtgtgagtgtgagtgagagatTGCCCaaaaaacaaacaaaaaacGGGCGAGTGTGAAAGACTGAAAGCGGATTGTCTCGCCAACTCAAACAGCCTCAGCACTCTCACCCCAAATGGACGCGTAGGATCTCCATGTCATAACTTCCATCGCCATGATTCCTTATTCCTAACCTCACCCATCCTCCACACACCCCATCCAAAGATGATCGATCACCTTCAATCATCTCACCCCATGTGGACCAGCTTCCCCAGTGAGCTCGTACATACATGACCGCAAATCCCGGGGAGCAGGAAGAGCCTTGTCTCTTGGGAAGAAGAAATACCGTCGGCGAACCCTCCGAGGAGACGGACAGCCAATCGAAGGGATTAAACACCCTTCCCTTATGTAAAGCCCCGGGCACCTCCCGTCAACACCCACCCCCAGTGGCCGATATCGCGTGTCTCGAACGCAGACGACGGTCAACGACCTCAAGAGATGACCGAGACACATTTTGTATTACAGGAAAAAGGGaccccggggggggggggggggggttccaaTAACGAATTCTACTATTAGCTTTCTATCCCTACCTTGCAGCGGGCTCCGATCGATTTGTGGGATGTATTAAATAGATGGTATCATCGGGACGAtaggagagggaggagggacaTAATCGTAGCTGTAGCGTAAGTGCTTTTCTCCGAATCATGGCTGTCTTTACCATCCATGATCCCAGGTGCCGAAGCATGTTTCACTCGATCAATGTGATGCTGGGTAAAACGAACTAAGCCAAGACCAATAAAGCGTCTTGCGTTCTGAAATTCAGGGGCTCTGGAGAGCCGAAGTAATGAGATAAGGTAACGATTGTCCCTAAACGACCAAGCCGAAGCATCCTTTGATGCCATACCAACTGCCACGCAATGCTGAGCCATCATATCTTCATCATGTAGTCGTCGCTACGAGTTTTGAAGTCTAAGACGTCTTTCTCGCCGCACGCCTACTCGATCTCGAAGCCGGTCTAGTCGTCATCGCCGTAAACTTCCTCGTATGTTTCCTCGTACTCCTctctggcctcctcgagacgctcgtggtcgctgctgctggcatCTGAGTCTGCAGCGTCGGCCAAAGCCTCCTCATACTCGGCGCGGGCGTCCTGGACGTCCTCGCGGTCGCTGGAAGACACAGactcgccatcggcgtcaGTGGGCGGGAGAACAGCGGGAGGAGCGCTAGAGTCCGCGTAGGGGTCCTGGTAGCCTCCGTATTGAGGCTGCGCGGCAggagcggcagcagcggcggccttgcTCTCGTCATCCGAGTCGTCTGTAAAAAGACCGGTTAACGAATACAGTACTCACACAGCAGAAAGCGAAGACGCCAGGTGGCATTATTAATTGTCCTTGAAGGATGGATGTACTTACTAAGAGCGTTCGCGATCAAAGCGCCACCAACAGCACCGACGGCGAgtccaccggcggcgccgagaagcatgccgctgctgttgctcttcttttccttgtccttgtcgccgTAGGGGTTATTGCCACCCTGCTGGGCGTAAGGGTCCTGGCCGTAAGGAGCCTGGCCGTAAGGAGGCTGACCGTAGGGAGAGGGGGCGCCTCCATAGGGAGCCTGGCCGTAAGGAGCGGGGGAGCCGCCGTAGGACGGGGCGCCGTAGGGGGCAGCACCGCCGTAAGAAGGAGCGGGAGAGCCGTAGCCGTGGCCCTGGTCACCTCCGAACGCTCTAGTGTCGGAGGAAGGGTGGGGAGGGACGGGAGGCGGGGCGTAGGAGGATCCGCCCTGGGGGCCggtgggaggggacgggTGCTCCCACTGGGAACGGCCGGTGCTCTGGTCGACGTAGAACCAGcggttgttggtggtgtccCACTGGACGAGCCAGCCGCTTGAGACGGGAGGAGCGGCCATTGGGGGCGCGGCGGACTGGGGAGCCGGAGGCGGAGTCTGGGCGTAGCTGGGCTGGCTGCCGTAACCGTGGTCCGGGCCGGATTGAGGCTGTGCCTGCGAGGGGTAGGGGTAGTTGGAGGGGGGAGCGCCGCTGCCGTATCCTCCGtactgttgctgctgctgcgagtGATCACCGAAGTTGCGTTCGCCTAGGTGGGAAGAATGCGAGTCAGTAACCTTATCATAACGACAATGGTAAATGGGTAGGCTCTGGATGGTATCTAGGTAAAGAAAGGCTAGGCAGAAAGTGTCTGGTTTGGGTGGATGATAAACGAGGCAGGGTTCTCAGAACCAGAATGACCATAGGGACGTATATGAGTCCTGATGGCCCGACAAACAATGAGTGGCAAGTTTCTACCTGCCTCTCATCTGTTTCTGTGTGGGTTGGGAGTGAGCTGATGATGCATGGGAGTCGCCTACCGgtgtgctgctgctggtcgtccttcttctcttccttcttctcggcagGCTTGTCGTCGGAGAAGGAGGTTTTGAGTTCCTCGAACTCCTTGGTGAGCTTCTTGAAGAAAGACATGGTGACCCTTTCTTGTTGATGGGGCTACAATCGAGCAAGGTTGATGACTTGGTAGGGCGGACGGGGATGTGTGAGTTGAGTGGTGTAGAGACGGGGAGGACGGATGAGACGGCAGAGGCCGAGAAAGATCGAGGGGCAACCTGAGAAAGCGCGGCGCTGCGTAAGCCCTTTTCTTTATTTCGAAGGGCGGTCAGGAAGTCGCGgcaggaaaaggaaaaacAACGAACCAAGTGCGTAGACCCTCTCAGGGAAGACTAAGAGAAAGGAGATCGGGCGGCAAACGGGAGGGTTTCCAAGCCAAGCGAGGAAGCGGGAAGGGGAAGGTCTGGTGAGACGGGCAAGCTCGTTGGTCCGCTGCGAGAAGCTTCGACAAGACTTCTGGGCCGCCGGGCTCTTGAATTGCGGAGGGCGACAGGCTCCGCGAGTGGATCACTGGATGCTTCGCAGTTAAATTCTGGGTTGCGAAGTTAAGCCTGCAGGCCGAGTGTAGTGCATGTTcgcgtgcgtgcgtgcgcgtatgtgtgtgtctcGTGTGTACTTCAGAGGTTCAAGGTCGTGTGTGAGGGCGCCGATGGGTTCCCTCCCGGCGCAGATTGACTATGGACCCGAGACCAGTCAGGGAAGGTACGGGGCGAGTGAGGTTGGATGAAAGCTGCCGCCGCACTCGCGAGACGAGCCGGGGTACCTGCCTCAGGAGGGAGggtcccctccccttctcaaGAGCCTAGACGTTGCTATTGTAGGTAAGGCAATTTCAAAGGTGTCCCCTCACCGGATGACGGTGGATGCTAGAGGCTCTCAATCACTTATTTCCCTAGGTATGGAGGTAGGTCACAAGCACACGTTGATGGATGAGTGCCCCTCACCCTCCACTGAGTCAGCAGGCACTGTCACTTTTAGGTAGGTATTTAGTAGGTAGGGCGGCTGCCAGCCAGCGAACCGCTCCTGTATCACTTCCGGGGTAAATAGTAGTTTAGGACCGTGGATGAGTAGGCGCCCGCGGGCGGGGAGGCCAACTACGGAGAAAGTATGTGCGACAGATGAGGCCAATCAATTTACCTGGTTGATGGCGACTAAATGGTTTACTGGGGCCTTCTGACAAGTCGCTAAACTACAGACAACTGGTAGGGCAGCCGTAGGCAGGGGTCCAACGGATTACATAGGAAATAGGAGTTCAAACATGGGGCTCAGGCGATCCCTACGATCCTAACTTATCCTGAAGTCCCTAGATGTGTGCTAGTGTAGGGTATGCGCATGcgcttgtgtgtgtgtgtgtgtgtgtgtgtgtcaagagagagagacggacgagTGGCACGAGGGGCATGGCATGTTCGAGACGTGCTTCACGTTTCGTTAGATAGTGACATTTTTGACTGAGGTGAGGTGGGTGGCAGCAGTGCTTGGCCGCACCCGCGCTCCGCCCTGTCCGCTGCCGTCCACCCGACCGATTTAAACAGGGTCAAAGGGGTCGAATCCGGATTAGCCCTGACCGGAAGCTTCCCTGGCAGGTCCTGGTCCCCTGAGAGCTTCGAAAAACCACCCCTGTTTATTGAGTTTCTGCCTTATTACCGGTGGATGCTAACGATTTCGCGGCAAGGTTGGGCCTAACCGCCTCTGGAAAAAAATATCACGACCAGGAACAGTGTCACTTTgtcatgcctccataccTTAATGCCACGTCCATGCATACGAGAAGCATTCGCTCGCGAAGATGCAGCCATACCCAGATGGGTCGGCCGGATGACTGGTGACGGAAGCGAAAAAGAGTCATATGTCTCGCGTTCAGAGACCGCATCGCCCTGCTATCCTTCACGTCgggtgctgttgctgcgcTATGTGTTGTCCCAATGACTGGACGTCGGGCAAGGGTGGTCCGAGAAAGAATGGGGGGAGAACAGCCTCCAAACCGTTCAACCGGGCTCGGCAACGGGTCTCAAGACCGCCCCAAACGACCTGCCGAGCTGAGGAGCTTGCAGACAACCTAACGCTTTTCGACGTGGACGCGTACGCCTGCCAAGAGGGATCATGGGGCTTGGCTAcggtcgtcgatgccgacaTATCCACCACCACTGGCCCCCCAAGAACAGACTTCAGTCCGTGGATGATCGGTAATACCGTTTGATATGGGGGTGAGGCATGCATGCCTGAGTAACGTAACTGCTCAACGGCGTAGCTTCTATGTATGGATACAGAAATAATACAGAGTTACATGAACAAATCAAGCCCCTGCTCTGCCCTACAGTGTACGTCGAACTTTGTGCAGGTCTCTTGCCCAATGCATGCGATGCCTAGAAAAACTTACACCACAGACCACTGCCGAGGGCCCGGCATCCCGGCCGGAACCCCCGTGCCTCACTCCTGCATCGCCCTTCGTCTTTCTGCCATTGATCCTGCGCCCTCGCGTCTTCCGGACTGACATTGAGGgagtgagtaagtgagggTTGGATTGGAGATGTGCTGAGATGCCCCCTTTTCGCCAACAGGCGAACCGTGGACCCGCGATAGAGAGAAAGACGGAGAGATGGAGTGGGCCCTGATTTTTTGGGGAGGGTTTATTTTTTGAGATACGGATAGGCCGAATGGGAGCGATTCAATGCAAGACCCTTGACCACCCAAGACGGATTTGTCGATTTTTGTGAGGCGTAGCCTCTTGGATCAAAAGTGGCTTACACGTAACGCGCGTGTATGTCCGATCCAATGTGGACTGTGACTCGCCGACGGTCGACTCTTGAGGTGTGATCCCAGCAAACCGGCGACCAAGCACCTAGCTAATAAACATGacctttcttctcctttgACCGAGGATCATCCTCACTCATATCCACCCCTCCGTCGTCCCATTCCATATTTCCTCGCCTTCCATCCCATCCTTTtcatcctcgacctccccacccccctgCTCGGAACTTGGAACTTGCACCTTCCACCTCTTTCACTCTTTCCCGTCCCTttcgccgtcttctcttCTCCCCGCGCAAC
The DNA window shown above is from Colletotrichum destructivum chromosome 2, complete sequence and carries:
- a CDS encoding Putative SANT/Myb domain-containing protein — translated: MLMPSAFSCDTSQPPLTRLQASLFASPPASPPSLSNPGFGNIFDTCRSLQALLSTPQHQPIAAPTYDAQQYSLPTPAQLPTPPLAHAPPPLKLRLRSRAKQDGGGVNSDHLARKRIAKRAAPRGVNKRRRAADDDTDGDVESDLDISSRRQSISEDQNRINSQVPSSPSTPKRARIAPEAIPLGLERSDYHTLHLLNGGESTNMKNTEETQGSSVEVEADGEPWSAEEDRILVELVLEKLKLSKTEWQDCARSLGKDRNCLSRRWKSLMLQGDVGLKSRRTKLHGTW
- a CDS encoding Putative WW domain-containing protein encodes the protein MSFFKKLTKEFEELKTSFSDDKPAEKKEEKKDDQQQHTGERNFGDHSQQQQQYGGYGSGAPPSNYPYPSQAQPQSGPDHGYGSQPSYAQTPPPAPQSAAPPMAAPPVSSGWLVQWDTTNNRWFYVDQSTGRSQWEHPSPPTGPQGGSSYAPPPVPPHPSSDTRAFGGDQGHGYGSPAPSYGGAAPYGAPSYGGSPAPYGQAPYGGAPSPYGQPPYGQAPYGQDPYAQQGGNNPYGDKDKEKKSNSSGMLLGAAGGLAVGAVGGALIANALNDSDDESKAAAAAAPAAQPQYGGYQDPYADSSAPPAVLPPTDADGESVSSSDREDVQDARAEYEEALADAADSDASSSDHERLEEAREEYEETYEEVYGDDD